A single region of the Ascaphus truei isolate aAscTru1 chromosome 6, aAscTru1.hap1, whole genome shotgun sequence genome encodes:
- the LOC142497484 gene encoding sulfotransferase 2A1-like isoform X1, whose product MVDCSLISLIRGAIPPDPPYLSLSCTMSTDYFLHKGINFSSVMYSEERLDYVENEFQVRDDDVFNITFPKSGTNWMMEILSLICRNGDPTWCQEVPIWERIPWLDISGRWQLIDKEETPRFHSSHLPIQLFPKSFFTSKAKVIYTARDPKDVLVSLYHFAHETSLIKTPNSFEEFVEDFLQGTVPFGSWFEHVRGWMSMKDKSNFLFITYEELKQDHRGTVMKICKFLGKELKNEDIDSVVEHSSFNIMKENKMSNQSLAPDYIVNKNSFMRKGISGDWRTIFTKAQEEYFNRIYQEKMKNLDVKCLWDES is encoded by the exons ATGGTTGACTGCTCCCTGATAAGTTTGATCAGAGGTGCAATTCCTCCTGATCCTCCTTATCTGTCCCTTAG CTGCACAATGTCAACAGACTACTTTCTGCACAAAGGCATTAACTTCTCTTCAGTAATGTACTCAGAAGAGAGACTAGACTACGTGGAGAATGAGTTTCAGGTGCGGGATGATGATGTCTTCAACATTACCTTTCCTAAATCAG GAACCAACTGGATGATGGAGATCCTGAGTCTTATCTGCAGAAATGGTGACCCCACCTGGTGCCAGGAAGTCCCCATTTGGGAAAGAATTCCCTGGCTTGATATTAGTGGTAGATGGCAACTAATTGACAAAGAAGAAACCCCTCGGTTTCACTCCTCCCATTTACCCATCCAGTTGTTTCCAAAGTCTTTCTTTACTTCCAAAGCCAAG GTCATTTACACAGCTCGTGATCCAAAAGATGTTCTTGTGTCTCTGTACCATTTTGCCCATGAAACGTCTTTGATTAAGACGCCTAATAGCTTTGAAGAATTTGTTGAAGACTTCCTGCAAGGCACAG TACCCTTTGGCTCCTGGTTCGAACACGTCAGAGGCTGGATGTCGATGAAGGATAAGAGCAACTTTTTATTCATCACCTATGAGGAGCTGAAGCAG GATCACAGAGGAACCGTGATGAAGATCTGTAAGTTCCTGGGAAAAGAGCTGAAAAATGAAGACATTGACTCTGTGGTGGAACACTCCAGCTTTAATATTATGAAAGAAAACAAGATGTCCAACCAGAGCCTAGCTCCAGACTACATTGTGAACAAGAACAGTTTCATGaggaaag GGATCAGTGGGGACTGGAGAACCATTTTTACAAAAGCCCAAGAAGAATATTTTAACAGAATTTACCAGGAGAAGATGAAAAATCTTGATGTAAAATGTCTCTGGGATGAGAGCTGA
- the LOC142497484 gene encoding sulfotransferase 2A1-like isoform X2, with protein MSTDYFLHKGINFSSVMYSEERLDYVENEFQVRDDDVFNITFPKSGTNWMMEILSLICRNGDPTWCQEVPIWERIPWLDISGRWQLIDKEETPRFHSSHLPIQLFPKSFFTSKAKVIYTARDPKDVLVSLYHFAHETSLIKTPNSFEEFVEDFLQGTVPFGSWFEHVRGWMSMKDKSNFLFITYEELKQDHRGTVMKICKFLGKELKNEDIDSVVEHSSFNIMKENKMSNQSLAPDYIVNKNSFMRKGISGDWRTIFTKAQEEYFNRIYQEKMKNLDVKCLWDES; from the exons ATGTCAACAGACTACTTTCTGCACAAAGGCATTAACTTCTCTTCAGTAATGTACTCAGAAGAGAGACTAGACTACGTGGAGAATGAGTTTCAGGTGCGGGATGATGATGTCTTCAACATTACCTTTCCTAAATCAG GAACCAACTGGATGATGGAGATCCTGAGTCTTATCTGCAGAAATGGTGACCCCACCTGGTGCCAGGAAGTCCCCATTTGGGAAAGAATTCCCTGGCTTGATATTAGTGGTAGATGGCAACTAATTGACAAAGAAGAAACCCCTCGGTTTCACTCCTCCCATTTACCCATCCAGTTGTTTCCAAAGTCTTTCTTTACTTCCAAAGCCAAG GTCATTTACACAGCTCGTGATCCAAAAGATGTTCTTGTGTCTCTGTACCATTTTGCCCATGAAACGTCTTTGATTAAGACGCCTAATAGCTTTGAAGAATTTGTTGAAGACTTCCTGCAAGGCACAG TACCCTTTGGCTCCTGGTTCGAACACGTCAGAGGCTGGATGTCGATGAAGGATAAGAGCAACTTTTTATTCATCACCTATGAGGAGCTGAAGCAG GATCACAGAGGAACCGTGATGAAGATCTGTAAGTTCCTGGGAAAAGAGCTGAAAAATGAAGACATTGACTCTGTGGTGGAACACTCCAGCTTTAATATTATGAAAGAAAACAAGATGTCCAACCAGAGCCTAGCTCCAGACTACATTGTGAACAAGAACAGTTTCATGaggaaag GGATCAGTGGGGACTGGAGAACCATTTTTACAAAAGCCCAAGAAGAATATTTTAACAGAATTTACCAGGAGAAGATGAAAAATCTTGATGTAAAATGTCTCTGGGATGAGAGCTGA